In Caloenas nicobarica isolate bCalNic1 chromosome 5, bCalNic1.hap1, whole genome shotgun sequence, a single genomic region encodes these proteins:
- the WDHD1 gene encoding WD repeat and HMG-box DNA-binding protein 1 yields MPSAQKPMRYGHTEGHTDVCFDGTGSCIVTCGSDGDVRIWENLDDDDPKSINVGEKAYSCALKNGRLITAVSNNTVQIHTFPEGAPDGILTRFTMNANHVTFNSDGTKIAAGSSDFMVKVVEVADSSKQKTFRGHDAPVLSLSFDPRDVYLASASCDGSVRVWKIADQTCTTSWPLLQKCNDVINAKSICRLGWQPGSGKLLAIPVDKVVKLYRRETWDSKLDLSDTFITQPLNIVAWSPCGQYLAAGSVDGSIVVWNVETQECIQRMKHEKNYTICGLAWHPKHRQIAYTDTEGNLGLLENVSDGKKPNDKVASTVTKDYNDLFDGDDDDYLNGDMVEPQSSPKAGADEDDGDDDDLRPTLGHLRRAVIDDDDNSVDIGMIKANLNLTEKEDGDDDQTGGFPALPLSSTQQPFYDGPMPTPKQKPFQSGSTPAHLMHRFMVWNSVGIIRCYNDEQDNAIDIEFHDTSIHHATHLPNSLNHTMADLSTEAVLLACESTEELVSKLHCIHFSSWDANKEWTVDMPKDEDIETICLGQGWAACATSALLVRVFTVGGVQKEIFSLPGPVVSMAGHGEQLIIIYHRGTGFDGDQCLGVQLMELGKKKKQILHGDPLSLTKKSYLVWVGFSAEGTPCYVDSEGTVRMLNRGFGNTWIPVCNTREHCKGKSDHYWVVGIHENPQQLRCIPCKGARFPPTLPRPAVAILSFKLPYCQVTTEKGQMEEQYWRSVVFHNHVDYLSKNGYEFDENTKNQAVKEQQELLMKLFALSCKLEREFRCVELADLMTQNVVNLAIKYASRSRKLNLAQQLSEMAVEKASELATAPEDEEEEEDFRKHLNAGSSGREWSRPLVRNVQQDQEMEDAEETACEEAEETPEVPKQRPNPFSKGVTSAEVTTPKSVVIASSSQGRVNPFKVTSNKKDPVVPAANVLDTMSRYSKKTSLSGSRAVNKQNPLVIKPLTPKPKSKQASAASFFQIRTPNSSEKSTEEREEKAGNEPHEVTVAAQENTENRRPKTGFQMWLEENRANILTDNPDLNEAEVIKEGMSRFRMLSSEERMAWTEKAKGGAVNDLTDDKKRKRPTADEDEVKNNQEQNSEDSNLSKKPKPLDQSTNVRLSAFAFKQS; encoded by the exons ATGCCCTCTGCACAGAAGCCGATGCGGTACGGCCACACCGAGGGACACACCGACGTCTGCTTCGATGGCACCGGGAG CTGCATCGTAACTTGTGGCAGTGATGGAGATGTCAGGATTTGGGAAAACCTGGATGACGATGATCCAAAGTCCATTAACGTGGGAGAAAAGGCCTATTCCTGCGCGCTAAAG aatggAAGGCTGATCACAGCAGTATCGAACAACACTGTTCAGATACACACGTTCCCTGAAGGAGCTCCAGATGGCATCCTGACCCGTTTCACCATGAATGCAAACCACGTCACCTTCAACAGCGACGGTACCAAAATTGCTGCCGGGTCTAG TGACTTTATGGTCAAAGTCGTGGAGGTGGCTGATAGCAGCAAGCAGAAAACATTCCGAGGACACGATGCTCCTGTTTTAAGCCTGTCTTTTGACCCCAGGGATGTTTACCTG GCATCGGCGAGCTGTGATGGTTCTGTCAGAGTATGGAAAATCGCAGATCAG acatgCACGACAAGCTGGCCGCTGCTGCAGAAATGTAACGACGTGATAAACGCAAAATCAATCTGCAGGCTTGGCTGGCAACCTGGCAGCGGGAAG TTGCTGGCAATTCCTGTAGACAAAGTTGTTAAACTGTACAGAAGAGAAACCTGGGACAGCAAACTGGATCTATCAGACACGTTCATCACACAG CCCTTGAACATTGTGGCCTGGTCTCCTTGTGGGCAGTACCTGGCAGCTGGAAGCGTGGATGGGAGTATTGTGGTGTGGAATGTGGAAACCCAGGAGTGCATACAGAG aATGAAGCATGAGAAAAATTACACCATTTGTGGCCTGGCATGGCACCCCAAACACAGGCAAATTGCTTATACGGACACTGAAGGAAATCTGGGCTTATTGGAAAACGTCAGTGACGGAAAGAAACCAAATGACAAG GTGGCCAGTACAGTGACAAAAGATTACAATGATCTCTTTGATGGAGATGACGATGACTATTTAAATGGAGATATGGTGGAACCACAGTCTTCCCCAAAGGCTGGAGCTGATGAagatgatggtgatgatgatgaccTTAGGCCAACTTTGGGCCATCTGAGACGGGCAGTAATTGATGATGATGACAACTCAGTAG aTATTGGAATGATAAAAGCTAATCTGAATCTTACGGAAAAAGAAGATGGTGATGATGACCAGACCGGTGGCTTTCCAGCTTTGCCACTGTCATCTACACAACAGCCATTCTATGATGGGCCAATGCCAACCCCCAAGCAAAAGCCGTTCCAGTCGGGCTCCACTCCTGCGCATCTCATGCATCGGTTCATG GTCTGGAATTCGGTCGGCATCATTCGCTGTTACAACGATGAGCAAGACAACGCTATAGATATAGAATTTCACGACACCTCCATACATCACGCAACGCACCTGCCAAACTCTCTGAACCACACGATGGCTGATCTCTCCACAGAAGCTGTTTTACTGGCCTGCGAGAGCACAGAGGAACTCGTCAG CAAGCTCCACTGCATTCACTTTAGCTCCTGGGATGCAAACAAGGAGTGGACAGTAGATATGCCGAAGGACGAGGACATTGAGACCATTTGTCTGGGCCAAGGCTGGGCTGCTTGTGCCACCAGTGCCTTGCTGGTTCGTGTCTTCACGGTTGGAGGAGTTCAGAAAGAGATCTTCAGTCTCCCGGGTCCGGTGGTGTCTATGGCAGGACACGGAGAGCAGTTGATCATTATTTATCACAGAG GTACTGGCTTTGATGGAGACCAATGTCTCGGAGTACAGCTGATGGAgctagggaaaaagaaaaagcaaattttgcATGGAGACCCTCTTTCTCTTACAAAGAAATCCTATTTGGTGTGGGTCGGATTCTCTGCAGAAG GTACCCCTTGTTACGTAGATTCTGAGGGAACCGTGCGGATGTTGAACCGAGGGTTTGGGAACACTTGGATTCCGGTGTGTAACACGAGAGAGCATTGCAAAGGAAAATCGGATCATTATTGGGTAGTTGGCATCCATGAAAACCCTCAGCAGCTCAG GTGTATTCCTTGCAAAGGAGCCCGGTTCCCTCCTACGCTCCCACGACCCGCTGTAGCAATATTATCTTTTAAACTTCCTTACTGTCAAGTGACGACAGAAAAGGGACAGATGGAG GAACAATACTGGCGTTCTGTTGTATTTCACAACCACGTGGATTACTTATCAAAAAATGGCTACGAGTTTgatgaaaatactaaaaatcaGGCAGTGAAAGAACAGCAAGAACTTTTAATGAAACTATTTGCC ctttcttgTAAACTGGAGCGGGAATTCCGTTGTGTGGAACTTGCTGACCTCATGACGCAGAACGTTGTGAATTTAGCGATCAAGTACGCGTCTCGCTCTCGAAAACTGAATTTAGCTCAGCAGCTCAGTGAGATGGCTGTGGAGAAAGCAAGTGAATTGGCAACGGCACCggaagatgaagaggaggaagaggatttCCGAAAGCACTTGAATGCTGG cagctctggcagggagTGGAGTCGGCCACTGGTCAGAAATGTTCAGCAGGACCAAGAAATGGAAGATGCTGAGGAAACTGCCTGTgaggaagcagaagaaacacCCGAAGTACCTAAACAGA gGCCAAATCCTTTCTCCAAAGGTGTCACTTCAGCAGAGGTGACAACTCCGAAGTCTG TTGTAATTGCATCAAGCAGCCAAGGACGAGTGAATCCCTTTAAG GTGACATCAAACAAAAAGGACCCAGTGGTCCCCGCGGCAAATGTTCTGGACACTATGAGCAGATACTCAAAGAAAACTTCTCTGTCTGGCAGTCGAGCTGTAAACAAGCAGAACCCTCTTGTTATAAAGCCTCTGACTCCCAAACCCAAATCCAAGCAG GCTTCAGCAGCCTCCTTCTTCCAGATTCGTACACCGAACTCTAGTGAAAAATcaacagaagaaagagaagaaaaagcaggaaacgAGCCCCATGAAGTCACAGTTGCTGCACAGGAGAACACCGAAAACAGAAG ACCGAAGACAGGATTCCAGATGTGGCTAGAAGAGAACAGAGCAAACATTTTGACAGATAATCCTGATCTGAATGAAGCAGAAGTAATAAAAGAAGGTATGAGTCGGTTCAGAATGCTGTCGTCAGAAGAAAGGATG GCGTGGACTGAGAAAGCCAAAGGAGGAGCAGTTAATGATTTAACAGATGATAAAAAGCGCAAGCGTCCCACAGCTGATGAAGACGAAGTGAAAAACAACCAGGAGCAAAACTCAGAGGACTCAAATTTATCCAAAAAACCAAAGCCTTTAGATCAATCCACAAATGTCCGATTGTCAGCGTTTGCGTTCAAGCAAAGCTAA